The genomic interval gaGATATATTTGGGGGAGAATGTATAAAATgagatttatatatttaggaataaattttttaatagggcttttatatatttatggaTGGAGGGAGTATTTGTGTTGTTTATTTTGACCTCTATATTTGTATATTGCAGCTTGAAGGGAACATAGTGGCACCTTCTAAAGAAGCATGGAAATTAGATGGAACATATTGGATTAGTATTCAATATGTAAATGGACTCACACTTGATGGCAATGGCAAAGGAGGAATCGATGGAGATGGTTCCACTTGGTGGCAATGTGAAAGTTGCAAACGACCTAAGGTATATgttcattatatattttgatcttGTTCTCTTTTATAATTAAGATgataaaaaaatgaagttttatttAGTTTGATATTATAGGTCTActtatattaattttcttttatctttttaataaaatatctgGCCTCATCTATTGGGAATAGTTAAACTCTCAAAAGTTAAATTGGtattctgttttatttttttaataaatttttagcttataaaaaaggtaaaataatGATATCTCCAAATTTAACttgtaaataaacaaaaattaagtgAATGGATTGTGCAAATATACCTTTGCCGATGAAAAATAGCACTTTGgtaaattatcattattattattattgttattattattattattattattattataaataaattcttttgaaattttcacTATGTTTTgttaaacatataaaatatgtaGAGTATAAAAATAAGTGAATTATATTATAGTGTATAATAAAAACCCTACTTTGTGATATGCTTCTAAAGAATAACCTTGTTATAATGAATAAAGTAGTCTGagggaaaaatatttaaaaataataatttaatgtttataattaacagaaaaaatagatttgatctaatattaaacatataaatttttctaaagaataaccttattataacgaatatagtagtggagggaaaaatattgaaaaataataatttaatgtttataattaacagaaaaaatagatttgatctaatattaaacatataaatttttctaaagaataaccttattataacgaatatagtagtggagggaaaaatattgaaaaataataatttaatgtttataattaacagaaaaaatagatttgatctaatattaaacatataaatttttctaaagaataaccttattataacgaatatagtagtggagggaaaaatattgaaaaataataatttaatgtttataattaacagaaaaaatagatttgatctaatattaaacatataaatttttctaaagaataaccttattataacgaatatagtagtggagggaaaaatattgaaaaataataatttaatgtttataattaacagaaaaaatagatttgatctaatattaaacatataaatttttctaaagaataaccttattataacgaatatagtagtggagggaaaaatattgaaaaataataatttaatgtttataattaacagaaaaaatagatttgatctaatattaaacatataaatttttctaaagaataaccttattataacgaatatagtagtggagggaaaaatattgaaaaataataatttaatgtttataattaacagaaaaaatagatttgatctaatattaaacatataaatttttctaaagaataaccttattataacgaatatagtagtggagggaaaaatattgaaaaataataatttaatgtttataattaacagaaaaaatagatttgatctaatattaaacatataaatttttctaaagaataaccttattataacgaatatagtagtggagggaaaaatattgaaaaataataatttaatgtttataattaacagaaaaaatagatttgatctaatattaaacatataaatttttctaaagaataaccttattataacgaatatagtagtggagggaaaaatattgaaaaataataatttaatgtttataattaacagaaaaaatagatttgatctaatattaaacatataaatttttctaaagaataaccttattataacgaatatagtagtggagggaaaaatattgaaaaataataatttaatgtttataattaacagaaaaaatagatttgatctaatattaaacatataaatttttctaaagaataaccttattataacgaatatagtagtggagggaaaaatattgaaaaataataatttaatgtttataattaacagaaaaaatagatttgatctaatattaaacatataaatttttctaaagaataaccttattataacgaatatagtagtggagggaaaaatattgaaaaataataatttaatgtttataattaacagaaaaaatagatttgatctaatattaaacatataaatttttctaaagaataaccttattataacgaatatagtagtggagggaaaaatattgaaaaataataatttaatgtttataattaacagaaaaaatagatttgatctaatattaaacatataaatttttctaaagaataaccttattataacgaatatagtagtggagggaaaaatattgaaaaataataatttaatgtttataattaacagaaaaaatagatttgatctaatattaaacatataaatttttctaaagaataaccttattataacgaatatagtagtggagggaaaaatattgaaaaataataatttaatgtttataattaacagaaaaaatagatttgatctaatattaaacatataaatttttctaaagaataaccttattataacgaatatagtagtggagggaaaaatattgaaaaataataatttaatgtttataattaacagaaaaaatagatttgatctaatattaaacatataaatttttctaaagaataaccttattataacgaatatagtagtggagggaaaaatattgaaaaataataatttaatgtttataattaacagaaaaaatagatttgatctaatattaaacatataaatttttctaaagaataaccttattataacgaatatagtagtggagggaaaaatattgaaaaataataatttaatgtttataattaacagaaaaaatagatttgatctaatattaaacatataaatttttctaaagaataaccttattataacgaatatagtagtggagggaaaaatattgaaaaataataatttaatgtttataattaacagaaaaaatagatttgatctaatattaaacatataaatttttctaaagaataaccttattataacgaatatagtagtggagggaaaaatattgaaaaataataatttaatgtttataattaacagaaaaaatagatttgatctaatattaaacatataaatttttctaaagaataaccttattataacgaatatagtagtggagggaaaaatattgaaaaataataatttaatgtttataattaacagaaaaaatagatttgatctaatattaaacatataaatttttctaaagaataaccttattataacgaatatagtagtggagggaaaaatattgaaaaataataatttaatgtttataattaacagaaaaaatagatttgatctaatattaaacatataaatttttctaaagaataaccttattataacgaatatagtagtggagggaaaaatattgaaaaataataatttaatgtttataattaacagaaaaaatagatttgatctaatattaaacatataaatttttctaaagaataaccttattataacgaatatagtagtggagggaaaaatattgaaaaataataatttaatgtttataattaacagaaaaaatagatttgatctaatattaaacatataaatttttctaaagaataaccttattataacgaatatagtagtggagggaaaaatattgaaaaataataatttaatgtttataattaacagaaaaaatagatttgatctaatattaaacatataaatttttctaaagaataaccttattataacgaatatagtagtggagggaaaaatattgaaaaataataatttaatgtttataattaacagaaaaaatagatttgatctaatattaaacatataaatttttctaaagaataaccttattataacgaatatagtagtggagggaaaaatattgaaaaataataatttaatgtttataattaacagaaaaaatagatttgatctaatattaaacatataaatttttctaaagaataaccttattataacgaatatagtagtggagggaaaaatattgaaaaataataatttaatgtttataattaacagaaaaaatagatttgatctaatattaaacatataaatttttctaaagaataaccttattataacgaatatagtagtggagggaaaaatattgaaaaataataatttaatgtttataattaacagaaaaaatagatttgatctaatattaaacatataaatttttctaaagaataaccttattataacgaatatagtagtggagggaaaaatattgaaaaataataatttaatgtttataattaacagaaaaaatagatttgatctaatattaaacatataaatttttctaaagaataaccttattataacgaatatagtagtggagggaaaaatattgaaaaataataatttaatgtttataattaacagaaaaaatagatttgatctaatattaaacatataaatttttctaaagaataaccttattataacgaatatagtagtggagggaaaaatattgaaaaataataatttaatgtttataattaacagaaaaaatagatttgatctaatattaaacatataaatttttctaaagaataaccttattataacgaatatagtagtggagggaaaaatattgaaaaataataatttaatgtttataattaacagaaaaaatagatttgatctaatattaaacatataaatttttctaaagaataaccttattataacgaatatagtagtggagggaaaaatattgaaaaataataatttaatgtttataattaacagaaaaaatagatttgatctaatattaaacatataaatttttctaaagaataaccttattataacgaatatagtagtggagggaaaaatattgaaaaataataatttaatgtttataattaacagaaaaaatagatttgatctaatattaaacatataaatttttctaaagaataaccttattataacgaatatagtagtggagggaaaaatattgaaaaataataatttaatgtttataattaacagaaaaaatagatttgatctaatattaaacatataaatttttctaaagaataaccttattataacgaatatagtagtggagggaaaaatattgaaaaataataatttaatgtttataattaacagaaaaaatagatttgatctaatattaaacatataaatttttctaaagaataaccttattataacgaatatagtagtggagggaaaaatattgaaaaataataatttaatgtttataattaacagaaaaaatagatttgatctaatattaaacatataaatttttctaaagaataaccttattataacgaatatagtagtggagggaaaaatattgaaaaataataatttaatgtttataattaacagaaaaaatagatttgatctaatattaaacatataaatttttctaaagaataaccttattataacgaatatagtagtggagggaaaaatattgaaaaataataatttaatgtttataattaacagaaaaaatagatttgatctaatattaaacatataaatttttctaaagaataaccttattataacgaatatagtagtggagggaaaaatattgaaaaataataatttaatgtttataattaacagaaaaaatagatttgatctaatattaaacatataaatttttctaaagaataaccttattataacgaatatagtagtggagggaaaaatattgaaaaataataatttaatgtttataattaacagaaaaaatagatttgatctaatattaaacatataaatttttctaaagaataaccttattataacgaatatagtagtggagggaaaaatattgaaaaataataatttaatgtttataattaacagaaaaaatagatttgatctaatattaaacatataaatttttctaaagaataaccttattataacgaatatagtagtggagggaaaaatattgaaaaataataatttaatgtttataattaacagaaaaaatagatttgatctaatattaaacatataaatttttctaaagaataaccttattataacgaatatagtagtggagggaaaaatattgaaaaataataatttaatgtttataattaacagaaaaaatagatttgatctaatattaaacatataaatttttctaaagaataaccttattataacgaatatagtagtggagggaaaaatattgaaaaataataatttaatgtttataattaacagaaaaaatagatttgatctaatattaaacatataaatttttctaaagaataaccttattataacgaatatagtagtggagggaaaaatattgaaaaataataatttaatgtttataattaacagaaaaaatagatttgatctaatattaaacatataaatttttctaaagaataaccttattataacgaatatagtagtggagggaaaaatattgaaaaataataatttaatgtttataattaacagaaaaaatagatttgatctaatattaaacatataaatttttctaaagaataaccttattataacgaatatagtagtggagggaaaaatattgaaaaataataatttaatgtttataattaacagaaaaaatagatttgatctaatattaaacatataaatttttctaaagaataaccttattataacgaatatagtagtggagggaaaaatattgaaaaataataatttaatgtttataattaacagaaaaaatagatttgatctaatattaaacatataaatttttctaaagaataaccttattataacgaatatagtagtggagggaaaaatattgaaaaataataatttaatgtttataattaacagaaaaaatagatttgatctaatattaaacatataaatttttctaaagaataaccttattataacgaatatagtagtggagggaaaaatattgaaaaataataatttaatgtttataattaacagaaaaaatagatttgatctaatattaaacatataaatttttctaaagaataaccttattataacgaatatagtagtggagggaaaaatattgaaaaataataatttaatgtttataattaacagaaaaaatagatttgatctaatattaaacatataaatttttctaaagaataaccttattataacgaatatagtagtggagggaaaaatattgaaaaataataatttaatgtttataattaacagaaaaaatagatttgatctaatattaaacatataaatttttctaaagaataaccttattataacgaatatagtagtggagggaaaaatattgaaaaataataatttaatgtttataattaacagaaaaaatagatttgatctaatattaaacatataaatttttctaaagaataaccttattataacgaatatagtagtggagggaaaaatattgaaaaataataatttaatgtttataattaacagaaaaaatagatttgatctaatattaaacatataaatttttctaaagaataaccttattataacgaatatagtagtggagggaaaaatattgaaaaataataatttaatgtttataattaacagaaaaaatagatttgatctaatattaaacatataaatttttctaaagaataaccttattataacgaatatagtagtggagggaaaaatattgaaaaataataatttaatgtttataattaacagaaaaaatagatttgatctaatattaaacatataaaatcattaagacatacttaaaaaaaataaccatTTACTTTTTTCTTCTAATCCCTTAATAAGCATAATCAAATATTCCATGTAAGTTTATATTTAACCCCACACTCCATTCTCTAATCATCATAGCAACTATTCATTTTCCACATTTTTCCACTCTAATCAAACATGCAAGGCTTCTTCACTTATATTTTGATTCTTATTATTGCTTCACCATGTCTATGTATTAGGTTGAATGTTGGAACCGAAAATGCTATTATTAATGTAATGCAATTTGGTGCTCTTGGAGATGGCACATCTGATGATTCacaagtatatattttttcatataatatttttcaaaaatagatcatttaattttaataactgTGCATTTCataataaacttattattatttaacaaaaatcttATGGTTTTAAGTTTGAATAGATTGTGACTAATAGTGACCCTtaacaatttatatattatgaatTGTAGGCATTTGCTAGTGCATGGGATAGTGCATGTAAAGCAGGTGGGACGTCAACACTAGTTATACCAGCAGGACAATTATTTATGGTcaccaaaataaattttagtggtCCTTGTACAGCCAAAATGAACATtcaggtatatatatatatatatactattatctaacatttatatatataaattaagatctTATATATCACTTTTAATTACCCAGTTAATCCACAAATATTAAGAaatgtgttaattttattattttaatttttgtattcttTTAACCAATCCTCTCAAGAGAGTGAAAACAAACCTATCATTCTcatgaataattaaataagagaATTTTTGTGAAAgataatttgaaatatataaggcttaattataataaaaaaggacaaatttcacatatatttataaataaaaaaggtaaTATATTCAATATACCCATGCCATTTTGTATATAGATGTTCAGCTCTATATTCTCACAGCCAAGACACTTaattagtagtattaattagaGATATATTTGGGGGAGAATGTATAAAATgagatttatatatttaggaataaattttttaatagggcttttatatatttatggaTGGAGGGAGTATTTGTGTTGTTTATTTTGACCTCTATATTTGTATATTGCAGCTTGAAGGGAACATAGTGGCACCTTCTAAAGAAGCATGGAAATTAGATGGAACATATTGGATTAGTATTCAATATGTAAATGGACTCACACTTGATGGCAATGGCAAAGGAGGAATCGATGGAGATGGTTCCACTTGGTGGCAATGTGAAAGTTGCAAACGACCTAAGGTATATgttcattatatattttgatcttGTTCTCTTTTATAATTAAGATgataaaaaaatgaagttttatttAGTTTGATATTATAGGTCTActtatattaattttcttttatctttttaataaaatatctgGCCTCATCTATTGGGAATAGTTAAACTCTCAAAAGTTAAATTGGtattctgttttatttttttaataaatttttagcttataaaaaaggtaaaataatGATATCTCCAAATTTAACttgtaaataaacaaaaattaagtgAATGGATTGTGCAAATATACCTTTGCCGATGAAAAATAGCACTTTGgtaaattatcattattattattattgttattattattattattattattataaataaattcttttgaaattttcacTATGTTTTgttaaacatataaaatatgtaGAGTATAAAAATAAGTGAATTATATTATAGTGTATAATAAAAACCCTACTTTGTGATATGCTTCTAAAGAATAACCTTGTTATAATGAATAAAGTAGTCTGagggaaaaatatttaaaaataataatttaatgtttataattaacagaaaaaatagatttgatctaatattaaacatataattttttctaaagaataaccttattataacgaatatagtagtggagggaaaaatattgaaaaataataatttaatgtttataattaaaagaaaaaaatagatttgatctaatattaaacatattaattttcatcaaaaaaataaagatttaacaaaataatatgcCTTTTATACAATGTATACTACTATtcaatcttaataaatattctcccgtatattattattttgaaaagttgTAACATAATTTTCTAACAATACAGGTGTTATATTTCCATGCATGCAATGATCTTATTGTTCGTAATTTGGGGATTTCTAATAGCCCACAATCTCATGTATCCGTAAATACATGCAATGGCGCAACATTCTCTAATATATCAATTAATGCTCCTGCTACTAGTCCCAACACTGATGGCTTTGACATTTCTGATTCTAGTAATATCTT from Cicer arietinum cultivar CDC Frontier isolate Library 1 chromosome 5, Cicar.CDCFrontier_v2.0, whole genome shotgun sequence carries:
- the LOC101499747 gene encoding probable polygalacturonase At3g15720; amino-acid sequence: MQGFFTYILILIIASPCLCIRLNVGTENAIINVMQFGALGDGTSDDSQAFASAWDSACKAGGTSTLVIPAGQLFMVTKINFSGPCTAKMNIQLEGNIVAPSKEAWKLDGTYWISIQYVNGLTLDGNGKGGIDGDGSTWWQCESCKRPKVYVLYFHACNDLIVRNLGISNSPQSHVSVNTCNGATFSNISINAPATSPNTDGFDISDSSNILIQDSNIKSGDDCIAVNGGCSFINATRVTCGPGHGIRSRKMQGGSGYAKHITFDQIILQNVKNPIIIDQNYGLDNEATNVEVSFVTYRGFRGTSASDVAINLVCGPSTGCFNILFDQNNIVSAQPGGNTSATCKNAQGTATNTIPNVSGLTN